A window of the Microbacterium sp. LWH13-1.2 genome harbors these coding sequences:
- a CDS encoding HU family DNA-binding protein, producing MSTSRTLETNRVSKREFVQRFARRGGISVPAAQTAYNAMIDELLDLVGRGNTVTLTNFGKFYPQTHKGHRVQFAKDEGDAEVNDYTVLKFSATREVNRRVKVND from the coding sequence ATGAGCACATCAAGGACGCTCGAGACGAACAGGGTGAGCAAGCGCGAGTTCGTGCAGCGATTCGCGCGACGAGGGGGCATCTCGGTCCCGGCTGCGCAGACGGCGTACAACGCGATGATCGACGAGCTGCTCGACCTGGTCGGCCGGGGGAACACGGTGACTCTCACCAACTTCGGCAAGTTCTACCCGCAGACGCACAAGGGGCATCGCGTGCAGTTCGCGAAGGACGAGGGCGACGCCGAGGTCAATGACTACACGGTGCTGAAGTTCTCCGCGACGCGCGAAGTGAACCGACGCGTGAAGGTGAACGACTAG
- a CDS encoding helix-turn-helix transcriptional regulator has translation MDREALAEFLVRRREQLKPSDVGLGAGARRRTPGLRREEVAQLAAMSIDYYARLEQQRGPQPSVQILASLARALRLTPDERDYLHRVCGHSAPDRTMFTDYVHPGMLRVLDRLDDTPAFVVSVLDEVLIQNDAARALLGDASGLEGIERSGIYRWFAHPEEERGRYPLEDHPRHSRVLVASLRAAYGALGERSRAGDIVRELSSRSADFADLWDVHEVRRRFEDHKVLIHPEIGPIEVDCQALFTEDESQALIVLTAAPGSDAESKLALLRVLGTQRV, from the coding sequence GTGGACAGAGAAGCACTGGCAGAGTTCCTCGTGCGGCGCAGGGAGCAGCTGAAGCCGTCGGACGTCGGCCTCGGCGCCGGCGCGCGTCGTCGCACGCCGGGCCTCCGTCGAGAAGAGGTCGCGCAGCTGGCGGCGATGTCGATCGACTACTACGCCCGTCTCGAGCAGCAGCGAGGGCCGCAGCCGAGCGTGCAGATCCTCGCGTCACTGGCGAGGGCCCTGCGACTCACCCCGGATGAGCGCGACTATCTGCACCGGGTCTGCGGGCACAGCGCGCCCGATCGCACGATGTTCACCGACTATGTGCACCCCGGCATGCTCCGGGTGCTGGATCGCCTCGACGACACACCGGCGTTCGTGGTGTCCGTGCTCGACGAGGTGCTCATCCAGAACGACGCCGCGCGTGCCCTGCTCGGAGACGCCAGCGGCCTGGAGGGGATCGAGCGCAGCGGCATCTACCGGTGGTTCGCGCACCCCGAAGAGGAGCGCGGCCGGTACCCGCTGGAGGACCATCCTCGGCACAGCCGAGTGCTCGTCGCGTCGCTGCGGGCCGCTTACGGGGCGCTCGGCGAGCGCTCGCGGGCCGGCGACATCGTCCGGGAGCTCTCTTCCCGCAGCGCCGATTTCGCCGACCTCTGGGACGTGCACGAGGTGCGCAGGCGCTTCGAGGACCACAAGGTTCTCATCCACCCGGAGATCGGGCCGATCGAGGTCGATTGCCAGGCGCTGTTCACCGAAGACGAGTCGCAGGCGCTCATCGTGCTGACCGCCGCGCCCGGCAGCGATGCCGAGAGCAAGCTCGCGCTTCTCAGAGTGCTCGGGACGCAACGGGTCTGA
- a CDS encoding zinc-ribbon domain-containing protein — protein sequence MTESVQSWWARRQFSRGRDVPYEKGTYRAAWAAYPELIRQYHPELNHGIALSQVPLAADVLLCWECRMGHRFAATPTEQRERPGRVRRQSSWCPECSALARPQPVILGEARAIPRRPKPPTTLCAKTPDLPTGEAFLSVCAPAPASAAEAKLRAALESRLRVTTGVNAVKVSRPFFRHTEVWPDILLPELRVAIEYDTVGRHGLEHVGKRQDADLRKDRALRAADWEVMRIRIGKLEPLGPHDLQIASFTPRSVDRVIDILRDIRGSLLVDAYLIDG from the coding sequence GTGACCGAATCCGTGCAGTCGTGGTGGGCGAGACGCCAGTTCTCGCGCGGACGCGACGTGCCCTATGAGAAGGGCACCTACCGAGCGGCCTGGGCCGCGTATCCCGAGCTGATCCGCCAGTATCATCCCGAGCTCAATCACGGGATAGCACTGTCGCAGGTGCCGCTCGCAGCCGACGTGCTGCTCTGCTGGGAGTGCCGTATGGGTCACCGCTTCGCGGCCACGCCCACCGAACAGCGCGAGCGTCCAGGACGGGTGCGCCGGCAGTCGTCGTGGTGCCCGGAGTGCTCGGCTCTCGCGCGACCGCAGCCGGTGATCCTCGGCGAAGCCCGCGCGATCCCGAGGCGGCCGAAGCCGCCCACGACGCTGTGCGCGAAGACCCCCGACCTTCCGACCGGCGAGGCGTTCCTGAGCGTGTGCGCACCGGCACCGGCATCCGCCGCCGAGGCGAAGCTGCGCGCGGCGCTCGAATCCCGGCTCCGCGTCACCACGGGGGTCAACGCCGTCAAGGTCTCCCGGCCGTTCTTCCGGCACACCGAGGTCTGGCCCGACATCCTCCTGCCCGAGCTGCGGGTCGCGATCGAATACGACACGGTCGGCCGACACGGGCTCGAGCACGTCGGCAAGCGCCAGGACGCCGACCTGCGCAAAGATCGGGCTCTGCGAGCCGCCGACTGGGAGGTCATGCGCATCCGCATCGGAAAGCTCGAGCCGCTGGGGCCGCACGACCTGCAGATAGCGTCCTTCACGCCGCGCAGTGTGGACCGTGTGATCGACATACTGCGCGATATCCGCGGGTCGCTGCTGGTGGACGCCTACCTCATCGACGGCTGA
- a CDS encoding TIGR01777 family oxidoreductase: MAQRIVISGASGLIGTALVSSLRADGVEVTTLVRRTPRAPSEVEWSPGERELDPDVLAGADAVVALGGASVGRLPWTRRYRRELVESRLTTTRTLATAVRTLRDDAPALVSASAVGYYGSAPGETLTEESLAGDTFLAQLCVRWEQEAQRAGEQTRVALLRTAPIIHRRGVLKPLIQLTRFGVAGPIGRGTQIWPWISLDDEVRGIRHVIDARLEGPVNFTGPTRASANDIGRALAKRMRRPFWIPAPSFALRLALSRSAADSLLLSDADVRPTALERSGFEFTHTTAQQAVDAAI, translated from the coding sequence ATGGCGCAGCGGATCGTGATCAGCGGTGCATCGGGTCTGATCGGCACAGCGCTCGTTTCATCACTCCGCGCCGACGGCGTGGAGGTGACGACTCTGGTGCGCCGGACGCCTCGTGCGCCTTCCGAGGTCGAATGGTCGCCCGGTGAGCGGGAGCTCGACCCTGACGTCCTGGCGGGGGCGGACGCCGTCGTCGCTCTCGGCGGCGCGAGCGTCGGCAGACTACCCTGGACGCGCCGGTATCGCCGCGAGCTCGTCGAATCCCGCCTCACGACGACGCGTACGCTCGCGACCGCCGTGCGCACGCTGCGTGACGACGCTCCGGCGCTCGTCTCGGCATCCGCCGTCGGCTATTACGGCTCGGCGCCGGGGGAGACTCTGACCGAGGAGTCGCTCGCGGGTGACACGTTCCTCGCACAGCTCTGCGTCCGGTGGGAGCAGGAGGCGCAGCGCGCGGGCGAGCAGACCAGGGTCGCGCTACTGCGCACTGCCCCGATCATCCACCGTCGGGGTGTGCTCAAGCCGCTGATCCAGCTGACCCGCTTCGGTGTGGCCGGCCCGATCGGCCGCGGCACCCAGATCTGGCCCTGGATCTCGCTCGACGACGAGGTACGCGGCATCCGTCACGTGATCGACGCCCGTCTCGAAGGCCCCGTCAACTTCACCGGTCCCACACGCGCGTCGGCGAACGACATCGGTCGGGCGCTCGCGAAGAGGATGCGTCGCCCGTTCTGGATCCCCGCGCCGAGCTTCGCGCTCCGTCTCGCGCTGAGCCGATCCGCCGCGGACTCGCTGCTTCTGTCGGATGCGGACGTGCGACCGACGGCCCTCGAGAGATCGGGCTTCGAGTTCACGCACACGACCGCGCAGCAGGCGGTCGACGCGGCGATCTGA
- a CDS encoding sigma-70 family RNA polymerase sigma factor: MRARNQLVIEHLHIVGAATAYVASRLTQVSRDDLASAGAFALVRAAEKFDATLGVPFGAFARGRINWALKDELRSMDWAPRDIRVRAKETTKVRQTLSAALGRTPTVAEIAAAMGVDTGSVREGLADAERMLLSLDAPDAPEIVWTGYLPEEQAIASERDEFLRRAVDALPDRKREIIRAIYFEDRSVKELADEFGVSHAAVSQQRAAAVRMLRDALDRHYADGPLGETAPTSRSSASALEAYFERLATGGQRFTRAILSHAVGA; this comes from the coding sequence ATGCGCGCACGGAACCAGCTCGTGATCGAACACCTGCACATCGTCGGGGCGGCGACCGCATATGTGGCGTCCCGCCTCACCCAGGTCTCCCGCGACGACCTCGCCTCGGCAGGTGCGTTCGCGCTCGTCCGCGCGGCGGAGAAGTTCGATGCGACCCTCGGCGTCCCGTTCGGCGCCTTCGCACGGGGGCGCATCAACTGGGCGCTGAAAGACGAGCTGAGGTCGATGGACTGGGCCCCGCGCGACATCCGCGTGCGGGCGAAGGAGACGACGAAGGTGCGCCAGACGCTGTCGGCGGCTCTCGGGCGCACTCCCACCGTCGCGGAGATCGCGGCGGCCATGGGAGTGGACACGGGGTCTGTGAGAGAGGGGCTGGCGGATGCAGAGCGCATGCTTCTGAGCCTCGACGCCCCGGATGCGCCCGAGATCGTCTGGACCGGCTATCTCCCTGAGGAGCAGGCGATCGCGTCAGAGCGGGACGAGTTCCTCCGCCGAGCAGTCGACGCGCTCCCGGATCGCAAGCGCGAGATCATCCGCGCGATCTACTTCGAGGATCGCAGCGTGAAGGAGCTGGCCGACGAGTTCGGCGTCTCGCACGCTGCCGTGTCGCAGCAACGCGCCGCGGCGGTGCGGATGCTCCGCGATGCCCTCGATCGTCACTATGCCGATGGACCCCTCGGCGAGACCGCGCCGACGTCGCGCTCCTCCGCATCCGCTCTCGAGGCGTATTTCGAGCGGCTCGCGACCGGAGGCCAGCGCTTCACGCGCGCGATCCTGTCGCACGCCGTCGGCGCCTGA
- a CDS encoding bifunctional 3'-5' exonuclease/DNA polymerase has product MELAADDSEVGRVELAAADMPAWVSEQEATSAPRWVIRSARDIYPGLLDAGVILGRSHDLLLCHAILRDTDKVARPLAPSSSWVRREPVDEAPALFDVAEESGSGDPVGDALEQYREQRRVLRDGKDGRLTLLASAESAGGLIAEEMRAAGLPWNEAVHDEILTEILGTRPAAGGLPSRMVAQGERVRAILSDPTLNLESQPKLLRALHRVGVQVESTGRWELAQHSHAVVEPLLAYKKLSRLLSANGWAWLAEWVHEGRFRPIYITGGVVTGRWASAGGGALQLPRNLRAAVRADEGWTLVVADVAQLEPRMLAGMAGDRAMAKAAQGRDLYAGVVESGAVATREEAKYAVLGAMYGATTGDSGRLVPRLRKVYPRAMALVDKAARFGEDGGVVSTWLGRSSPRPSSEWEAMQARATDADADPADVAIARRRARDWGRFTRNFVVQGTAAEWSLIWLAEIRHRLQALPDAERPATASGVFRSRAHLAFFLHDEVILHVPADQADAAADAVREAAAVATRRLFGGFPIDVPLDLRIAESAEK; this is encoded by the coding sequence GTGGAACTCGCCGCAGACGACTCGGAAGTCGGACGCGTCGAGCTCGCGGCGGCAGATATGCCGGCGTGGGTGTCCGAGCAGGAGGCGACCAGCGCGCCACGCTGGGTCATCCGCAGCGCGAGAGACATCTATCCCGGGCTGCTCGACGCGGGTGTGATCCTCGGCCGCTCGCATGACCTGCTGCTCTGCCATGCCATCCTCCGCGACACCGACAAGGTGGCGAGGCCGCTCGCGCCCTCCTCATCATGGGTCCGACGTGAGCCCGTCGATGAAGCGCCGGCTCTTTTCGACGTCGCCGAGGAGAGCGGGTCCGGCGACCCCGTGGGCGACGCGCTCGAGCAGTATCGAGAGCAGCGCCGGGTGCTCCGTGACGGCAAGGACGGGCGTCTGACGTTGCTCGCCTCGGCAGAGTCCGCAGGTGGGCTGATCGCCGAGGAGATGCGCGCCGCTGGTCTGCCGTGGAACGAGGCGGTGCACGACGAGATCCTCACCGAGATCCTCGGCACGCGCCCTGCCGCAGGAGGCCTCCCCAGCCGCATGGTGGCGCAGGGCGAGCGAGTGCGTGCGATCCTCAGCGACCCGACGTTGAATCTCGAGAGTCAGCCGAAGCTCCTCCGTGCACTGCACAGGGTGGGCGTGCAGGTCGAGTCCACGGGCCGATGGGAGCTCGCTCAGCACAGCCACGCGGTCGTCGAGCCGCTGCTGGCGTACAAGAAGCTCTCACGCCTCCTCAGCGCCAACGGGTGGGCGTGGCTCGCGGAGTGGGTGCACGAGGGTCGCTTCCGGCCGATCTACATCACCGGCGGCGTCGTGACCGGGCGCTGGGCGTCCGCCGGCGGCGGTGCGCTTCAGCTGCCGCGCAACCTCCGCGCGGCTGTGCGGGCAGACGAGGGCTGGACGCTCGTCGTCGCCGACGTCGCGCAGCTGGAGCCGCGGATGCTGGCGGGCATGGCGGGTGACCGGGCTATGGCGAAGGCCGCGCAGGGCAGGGATCTGTATGCCGGCGTCGTGGAGTCCGGGGCTGTCGCCACCCGTGAAGAGGCGAAGTACGCCGTGCTCGGCGCGATGTACGGAGCGACCACCGGCGACAGCGGCCGCCTCGTTCCTCGGTTGCGCAAGGTGTATCCGCGGGCCATGGCCCTCGTCGACAAGGCCGCACGTTTCGGAGAGGACGGAGGAGTCGTCTCGACCTGGCTCGGACGCTCCTCGCCTCGTCCCTCCAGCGAGTGGGAGGCGATGCAGGCGCGGGCGACCGATGCCGACGCCGATCCCGCGGACGTCGCTATCGCGCGACGACGAGCGAGGGACTGGGGCCGGTTCACCCGCAACTTCGTGGTGCAGGGGACGGCTGCCGAGTGGTCGCTGATCTGGCTGGCCGAGATCAGACACCGCCTGCAGGCGCTGCCCGATGCGGAACGGCCGGCGACGGCATCCGGAGTCTTCCGTTCCCGCGCGCACCTCGCCTTCTTCCTGCACGACGAGGTGATCCTGCACGTTCCTGCCGATCAGGCGGACGCGGCGGCGGATGCTGTGCGCGAGGCCGCAGCGGTCGCCACCCGGCGGCTCTTCGGCGGTTTCCCGATCGACGTGCCGCTCGATCTCCGCATCGCGGAATCGGCTGAGAAGTAG
- a CDS encoding aldo/keto reductase encodes MTALPRFTAHNGFTLPALGFGTYALDGDAGAGSVTSAIGAGYRLLDSAFNYENEGSVGRGVRAAEVDRAEIIITTKLPGRHHPREKARASIEESRSRLGVDAIDLHLIHWPNPHQDEYVQAWEALVEAQQRGTVRQIGVSNFLPEHLERIERETGVRPVVNQIEVHPYFPQDEQLAYHREHGIITEAWSPLGRAKELIQERVIGEVAAAHGISPAQTVLAWHVARETVAIPKASSLEHQASNLAAGEIVLSAAEVEAITALGRSDGRLFDADPATHEES; translated from the coding sequence ATGACGGCTCTTCCTCGCTTCACCGCACACAACGGCTTCACGCTTCCCGCCCTCGGTTTCGGCACGTATGCCCTCGACGGCGATGCGGGAGCGGGCTCTGTGACCTCGGCTATCGGTGCGGGATACCGTCTTCTCGACTCGGCCTTCAACTACGAGAACGAGGGATCCGTCGGCCGTGGAGTGCGCGCCGCCGAGGTCGACCGTGCCGAGATCATCATCACGACGAAGCTTCCCGGTCGTCATCACCCGCGCGAGAAGGCGCGCGCCAGCATCGAGGAGAGCCGTTCGCGTCTCGGCGTCGATGCGATCGACCTGCACCTGATCCACTGGCCGAACCCGCACCAGGACGAGTACGTGCAGGCCTGGGAGGCACTGGTCGAGGCACAGCAGCGCGGCACGGTCAGGCAGATCGGCGTCTCGAACTTCCTCCCCGAGCACCTCGAGCGCATCGAGCGCGAGACCGGCGTGCGCCCGGTCGTGAATCAGATCGAGGTCCACCCGTACTTCCCGCAGGACGAGCAGCTGGCGTATCACCGTGAGCACGGGATCATCACCGAGGCGTGGAGCCCGCTGGGACGAGCCAAGGAGCTGATCCAGGAGCGGGTGATCGGCGAGGTCGCCGCCGCGCACGGCATCTCCCCTGCACAGACCGTTCTGGCCTGGCACGTCGCCCGCGAGACGGTCGCGATCCCGAAGGCGTCGTCGCTCGAGCATCAGGCATCGAACCTCGCGGCCGGCGAGATCGTGCTCTCCGCCGCCGAGGTCGAGGCGATCACCGCGCTCGGACGCTCCGACGGGCGCCTCTTCGACGCCGACCCGGCCACGCACGAGGAGTCGTGA
- a CDS encoding YchJ family metal-binding protein — protein sequence MTGARSTAVDDGDVPGDASRCPCGSGDVFGGCCGPLLAGSPAPTAERLMRSRFTAFALHDASYLRASWHESTRPMTIDFDDDLVWKRLVIVDRVAGGPFDREGVVEFEAFFREGAERGSLRERSRFVREGRSWLYLDGQVG from the coding sequence ATGACGGGAGCGCGAAGTACGGCGGTCGATGACGGTGATGTCCCCGGCGACGCGAGTCGGTGTCCGTGCGGTTCGGGTGACGTCTTCGGCGGATGCTGCGGCCCGCTGCTCGCCGGGTCTCCCGCCCCGACGGCCGAGCGTCTGATGCGGTCGCGATTCACGGCCTTCGCACTGCACGATGCGTCGTATCTCCGCGCCAGTTGGCATGAGTCGACACGCCCGATGACGATCGACTTCGACGACGACCTGGTCTGGAAGCGGCTCGTGATCGTCGATCGCGTCGCGGGCGGTCCGTTCGATCGTGAGGGCGTCGTCGAGTTCGAGGCGTTCTTCCGAGAGGGCGCCGAGCGCGGTTCGCTGCGCGAGCGCAGCCGATTCGTGCGGGAGGGGCGATCGTGGCTGTACCTGGACGGGCAGGTCGGGTGA
- a CDS encoding isoprenylcysteine carboxylmethyltransferase family protein: MPVIAGIRITPVTARVYFALQALAGGFWWIAVPLSEVVRHATLGDLPVAPVAMLDIPLFVVASALVAAGVRWALWVVAPWTALVAAAMCVYATVTSLAGWGALLMVVAAGASIVSAIILLLGRAPVEWMVIGPLAFRSADRVGTGRLLARTGLQTLFFWGTFLLAIPVVVSLVEARWMLRIDVPLGVRIAGGVLLVCATALGIWSAVSMSVKGEGTPLPSQMARRLVISGPYRYVRNPMAVAGIAQGVAVGLLLGSWMVVAYSLFGSILWNTVVRPLEEADLESRFGSEFAAYRSRVACWVPVRPVASRAL; encoded by the coding sequence ATGCCCGTCATCGCAGGTATCCGCATCACTCCGGTGACGGCACGGGTGTATTTCGCCCTCCAGGCCCTCGCCGGCGGATTCTGGTGGATCGCGGTCCCGTTGTCGGAGGTGGTCCGTCATGCCACGCTCGGAGACCTTCCGGTCGCACCCGTGGCGATGCTCGACATCCCGCTCTTCGTCGTCGCGTCTGCGCTGGTCGCCGCCGGGGTCCGCTGGGCGCTCTGGGTGGTCGCGCCCTGGACGGCCCTGGTGGCGGCGGCGATGTGCGTCTATGCCACGGTCACCTCGCTCGCCGGATGGGGCGCCCTGCTGATGGTCGTCGCCGCCGGAGCGAGCATCGTGTCGGCGATCATCCTGCTCCTCGGCAGGGCTCCGGTGGAATGGATGGTCATCGGCCCGCTCGCGTTCCGGTCCGCCGATCGGGTCGGCACCGGGCGGCTGCTCGCCCGCACCGGTCTGCAGACGCTCTTCTTCTGGGGGACCTTCCTCCTGGCGATCCCCGTCGTCGTGTCGCTGGTCGAGGCGCGCTGGATGCTTCGCATCGACGTCCCCCTGGGCGTGCGGATCGCCGGAGGCGTGCTGCTCGTCTGCGCGACGGCCCTCGGGATCTGGTCGGCCGTGTCGATGTCGGTGAAGGGCGAGGGAACACCGCTTCCGTCGCAGATGGCGCGCCGACTCGTGATCTCCGGCCCCTACCGGTACGTGCGCAACCCGATGGCCGTGGCAGGTATCGCACAGGGGGTCGCGGTAGGCCTGCTGCTCGGGTCGTGGATGGTCGTCGCTTACTCGCTGTTCGGTTCGATCCTCTGGAACACGGTCGTCCGACCGCTCGAGGAGGCCGACCTGGAGTCCCGCTTCGGATCGGAGTTCGCCGCCTACCGCAGCCGCGTGGCGTGCTGGGTGCCCGTCAGACCCGTTGCGTCCCGAGCACTCTGA
- a CDS encoding AAA family ATPase, with protein MTSTYIETGGHVRVYDDAVRTHQVFPLGTYRVHFTSKEGFSLIKIDDLTVGTERVYGGRDRKVDKIFRSYALTDRSLGVMLSGDKGIGKTLFLRMVAEEAREQCLPVVIVSEDNDGIVEFLDTLDECLIIFDEFEKIFPAGRRGGGDGSNRQNQFLSLFDGLSSVKRIYCLTVNDITDVSTYIVNRPGRFHYHMRFEYPGPDEVRQYLIDQAPNANPDEIENVALFSRRARLNYDHLRAIAFELEQPDTLFSEIVEDLNIKSVEPSTYRIEARFPDGKVWSDEVEMNLFERGDVGRTYELRNSTRSIFASFVPKDLIFEPDGSIFVPIHKLDLLDDEDEEPEVYPTTVSLILVGQASYGFGL; from the coding sequence TTGACCAGCACCTACATCGAGACGGGTGGACATGTCCGTGTCTACGACGACGCCGTCCGCACGCATCAGGTGTTCCCTCTCGGCACCTACCGGGTGCATTTCACCTCGAAAGAGGGCTTCAGCCTCATCAAGATCGACGACCTCACCGTCGGCACCGAGCGCGTCTACGGCGGTCGCGACAGGAAGGTCGACAAGATCTTCCGCTCCTATGCGCTCACCGACCGCAGTCTGGGAGTGATGCTGTCGGGCGACAAGGGCATCGGCAAGACGCTCTTCCTGCGCATGGTCGCCGAGGAGGCCCGTGAGCAGTGCCTTCCTGTGGTGATCGTCTCGGAGGACAACGACGGCATCGTCGAGTTCCTCGACACGCTCGACGAGTGCCTGATCATCTTCGACGAGTTCGAGAAGATCTTCCCCGCCGGCCGCCGCGGCGGTGGAGACGGAAGCAACAGGCAGAACCAGTTCCTGTCGCTGTTCGACGGACTCTCGTCTGTGAAGCGCATCTACTGCCTCACGGTGAACGACATCACCGACGTCAGCACGTACATCGTCAACCGGCCAGGACGATTCCACTACCACATGCGCTTCGAGTACCCGGGGCCGGACGAGGTCAGGCAGTATCTGATCGACCAGGCGCCGAACGCCAACCCGGACGAGATCGAGAACGTGGCGCTGTTCTCACGCCGCGCGCGACTCAACTACGACCACCTCCGAGCCATCGCGTTCGAGCTCGAGCAGCCGGACACGCTCTTCTCGGAGATCGTCGAAGACCTGAACATCAAGTCGGTCGAGCCGAGCACCTACCGCATCGAGGCCCGGTTCCCCGACGGGAAGGTCTGGTCGGACGAGGTCGAGATGAATCTCTTCGAGCGCGGAGACGTCGGGCGCACCTATGAACTGCGCAACTCGACGCGCTCGATCTTCGCGTCGTTCGTGCCGAAGGATCTCATCTTCGAGCCGGACGGCAGCATCTTCGTGCCGATCCACAAGCTCGACCTTCTCGACGACGAAGACGAAGAGCCCGAGGTATACCCCACCACGGTCAGCCTGATCCTGGTCGGGCAGGCCAGCTACGGCTTCGGTCTCTGA
- a CDS encoding flagellar assembly protein FliW, with the protein MTATTAEATGFAVEFTTPMPGLSPYRTFTLEQIASAEGLYALRAADADVRLFLLDPLSGDYGYAPALPADARSELGASDDSEIRVFVVANPADDGVYINLRAPVLVHRETGRAAQVILDDQAYPIRALLGA; encoded by the coding sequence ATGACCGCGACGACCGCCGAAGCGACGGGTTTCGCCGTCGAGTTCACCACGCCGATGCCCGGCCTGAGTCCGTACCGGACGTTCACGCTCGAGCAGATCGCCAGCGCGGAAGGGCTGTACGCGCTGCGTGCTGCGGATGCAGACGTGAGGCTGTTCCTGCTGGATCCGCTCTCCGGCGACTACGGGTACGCTCCGGCTCTGCCCGCGGATGCGCGATCCGAGCTCGGCGCCTCCGACGACTCGGAGATCCGTGTCTTCGTGGTGGCGAATCCTGCCGACGACGGGGTCTACATCAATCTCCGCGCCCCTGTCCTGGTCCACCGGGAGACGGGGCGGGCGGCACAGGTCATCCTGGACGACCAGGCATACCCGATCCGCGCGCTTCTCGGCGCTTGA
- a CDS encoding SDR family oxidoreductase: MNISGNTIFIPGATSGIGLALAQKFAERGNTVIVGGRRTDRLERIAAENPGIDTVRIDTTDADSIRAAAQTVLADHPSLNVVVTMAGIMRAEDWTTPAGFLETAEATVTTNLLGPIRLIAAFIEHLRTVPDATIMTVSSGLAFAPLRVTPTYNATKAAIHMLSESLRLQLDGGTVKVLELEPPAVRTSLMPGQESSDFAMPLEDFVDEVVGLIETQPDATEIQVENVKFLRYGEARGDYAQVVETLNRRDPHGH; encoded by the coding sequence ATGAACATCAGCGGAAACACCATCTTCATTCCCGGGGCGACCAGCGGCATCGGGCTCGCGCTCGCCCAGAAGTTCGCCGAGCGCGGCAACACGGTCATCGTCGGCGGACGCCGCACCGACCGGCTCGAACGGATCGCCGCCGAGAACCCCGGCATCGACACCGTCAGGATCGACACGACGGATGCCGACAGCATCCGCGCCGCGGCGCAGACCGTGCTCGCCGACCACCCGAGCCTCAACGTCGTCGTCACTATGGCGGGCATTATGCGCGCCGAGGATTGGACCACACCTGCCGGGTTCCTCGAGACTGCGGAGGCGACCGTCACCACGAATCTTCTCGGCCCGATCCGTCTCATCGCAGCCTTCATCGAGCACCTGCGCACGGTTCCCGACGCGACGATCATGACGGTCTCGTCAGGGCTGGCCTTCGCGCCTCTGCGCGTGACGCCGACCTACAACGCCACGAAGGCGGCGATCCACATGCTCAGCGAGTCGCTGCGCCTGCAGCTCGACGGCGGCACGGTGAAGGTACTGGAGCTCGAGCCGCCTGCCGTTCGCACGTCGCTCATGCCCGGTCAGGAATCCAGTGACTTCGCGATGCCGCTCGAGGACTTCGTCGACGAGGTCGTCGGGCTGATCGAGACGCAGCCGGACGCGACCGAGATCCAGGTCGAGAACGTGAAGTTCCTGCGCTACGGCGAAGCGCGGGGCGACTACGCCCAGGTCGTGGAGACACTCAACCGGCGCGACCCGCACGGGCACTGA
- a CDS encoding C4-type zinc ribbon domain-containing protein, whose amino-acid sequence MNASPEHQRILLDVADLDRRIAQAERARTKPTQAARIAELVAIRQEQLRELTALTGTRDDVRTELTRLESDVKLVEQRRARDADRLAVATNPKDAQALEHEIASLTKRQSDLEDIELDVMGRVEDADAAVAAQQALLATTTAEGSALTAQAKADVASATELGAQLTRDREAVTAVIPAPLLAEYTRRAANSAGAARLARGTCEGCRMLLPGTDLNDIRNAADDLVVSCPECGCILVRTEESGL is encoded by the coding sequence GTGAACGCCAGCCCAGAACACCAGCGCATCCTGCTCGACGTCGCCGACCTGGACCGGCGCATCGCGCAGGCGGAGCGCGCACGCACCAAGCCCACGCAGGCGGCTCGGATCGCCGAGCTCGTCGCGATCCGCCAGGAGCAGCTCCGCGAGCTGACCGCGCTCACCGGCACGCGTGACGACGTCCGCACGGAACTCACCCGGCTCGAGTCCGACGTGAAGCTCGTCGAGCAGCGTCGGGCGCGCGACGCGGACCGTCTCGCCGTCGCGACGAACCCCAAGGACGCGCAGGCGCTCGAGCACGAGATCGCCAGCCTCACGAAACGCCAGAGCGACCTCGAGGACATCGAGCTCGATGTGATGGGGCGCGTCGAGGATGCCGATGCGGCGGTCGCCGCCCAGCAGGCGCTTCTCGCGACGACCACTGCCGAGGGCTCGGCGCTCACCGCGCAGGCCAAGGCCGACGTCGCGTCGGCGACCGAGCTCGGCGCGCAGCTGACGCGTGACCGTGAGGCCGTGACCGCGGTGATCCCCGCACCGTTGCTCGCCGAGTACACGCGTCGTGCCGCCAACAGCGCCGGCGCCGCTCGTCTCGCGCGCGGCACCTGCGAGGGCTGCCGCATGCTTCTTCCCGGCACCGACCTGAACGACATCCGAAACGCGGCGGACGACCTCGTGGTCTCGTGCCCCGAGTGCGGCTGCATCCTCGTCCGCACCGAGGAATCCGGGCTGTGA